The following are encoded in a window of Arthrobacter sp. NicSoilB4 genomic DNA:
- a CDS encoding enolase C-terminal domain-like protein, producing MKIERIEAIPYSIPYARPLKFASGEVTSADHVLVRIYTDNGICGVADTPPRPYTYGETQDSIVSVVTKVFAPQLIGLDPLDRSKVQQLLRRTVNNPTAKGALDIALWDVIGISLGTPVHKLLGGFTDSMRVSHMLGFKPAAELLEEALRFRETYGINTFKLKTGRRPLSLDVEACHVLREGLGTDTEIYLDANRGWTANEAMEVLRRTEGLGLSMLEEPCDAGEALGRRRLVQNSSIPIVGDESVPTLGDVSRELLSGGSNAICIKTARSGFTEAQQILGLCEGLGVDVTMGNQIDTQVGSLATVTFGAAFEATSRRAGELSNYLDMTDDLLAEPLKIADGAIRVREVPGVGAAIDADKLRKYRQD from the coding sequence GTGAAAATTGAACGCATTGAGGCCATCCCGTACTCGATTCCCTACGCGCGCCCGCTGAAGTTCGCCAGCGGTGAGGTGACCTCCGCGGACCACGTGCTGGTGCGGATCTACACGGATAACGGCATCTGCGGTGTCGCCGACACCCCGCCGCGGCCCTACACCTACGGCGAGACCCAGGACTCGATCGTCTCGGTGGTGACCAAGGTCTTTGCCCCGCAGCTCATCGGGCTGGACCCACTGGACCGCTCAAAGGTCCAGCAGCTGCTCCGTCGCACAGTCAACAACCCCACAGCCAAGGGCGCCCTGGACATCGCACTCTGGGATGTCATCGGAATCTCCCTGGGCACGCCGGTGCACAAACTGCTGGGCGGCTTCACGGACAGCATGCGGGTCTCCCACATGCTTGGCTTCAAGCCCGCCGCCGAGCTCCTCGAAGAAGCGCTCCGCTTCCGCGAAACGTACGGCATCAACACGTTCAAGCTGAAGACCGGACGGCGGCCGCTCTCCCTCGACGTCGAGGCCTGCCATGTCCTGCGGGAGGGACTCGGAACGGACACAGAAATTTACCTCGATGCCAACCGCGGCTGGACGGCGAATGAGGCCATGGAGGTCCTCCGCCGGACCGAGGGCCTCGGCCTGTCCATGCTGGAGGAACCGTGCGACGCCGGAGAGGCCCTGGGCCGCCGCCGGCTGGTGCAGAACTCGAGCATCCCGATCGTGGGCGACGAAAGCGTGCCCACCCTGGGCGACGTCTCCCGGGAGCTGCTTTCAGGCGGCAGCAACGCGATCTGCATCAAGACCGCGCGCAGCGGTTTCACCGAAGCCCAGCAGATCCTCGGCCTCTGCGAGGGGCTTGGTGTGGACGTCACCATGGGCAACCAGATCGACACCCAGGTCGGCAGCCTCGCCACGGTCACCTTTGGAGCGGCATTCGAGGCCACCTCCCGGCGTGCAGGGGAGCTCTCCAACTACCTGGACATGACCGACGACCTCCTCGCCGAACCGCTGAAGATCGCAGACGGCGCCATCCGGGTCCGCGAGGTCCCCGGCGTCGGCGCGGCCATCGACGCCGACAAACTGCGGAAGTACCGCCAGGACTAA
- a CDS encoding LysR substrate-binding domain-containing protein produces the protein METRHLKYFIAVAEERHFGRAAQRLHMAQPPLSQQIKQLEEQLGTPLLLRTTRKVDLTPAGQVLLDRGRLLLQELESLEEDVKQVGAGATGVIRVGFTGTATYRLMPSIVQAARRTLPGLRITVQGEMLTPQMESALEEGRIDVAVLRPPVRSGDVALKLLEQDQLVAALPADSPLADTGILELADLAGQDFIGYPSYSAVSSIVVDACRKAGFQPRLVQEARETSTLLSLVAAGMGIALVPMTSRMFSFQGVVFRPLRNPPPVDLAVAWNRNTETPLLRSFLQLFDSLPTAAPKEPSREN, from the coding sequence ATGGAGACGCGCCACCTCAAGTACTTCATTGCCGTGGCCGAGGAGCGCCATTTCGGCCGCGCGGCCCAGCGGCTGCACATGGCCCAGCCGCCGCTGTCCCAGCAGATCAAGCAGCTCGAGGAACAGCTCGGCACGCCCCTGCTGCTGCGCACCACCCGCAAGGTTGACCTCACCCCTGCCGGGCAGGTCCTCCTGGACAGGGGGCGGCTGCTGCTCCAGGAACTGGAGTCTCTCGAGGAGGACGTCAAGCAGGTCGGCGCCGGCGCCACCGGCGTCATCCGCGTCGGCTTCACCGGGACCGCCACCTACCGGCTCATGCCCAGCATCGTCCAGGCCGCCCGCCGCACCCTTCCCGGCCTCCGCATCACCGTCCAGGGCGAGATGCTGACGCCGCAAATGGAGTCCGCGCTGGAGGAGGGCCGGATCGACGTCGCTGTCCTCCGGCCGCCGGTCCGTTCCGGAGATGTCGCGCTCAAACTGCTGGAACAGGATCAGCTGGTCGCCGCGCTCCCGGCCGATTCACCGTTAGCTGACACCGGGATCCTCGAGCTGGCGGACCTCGCCGGCCAGGACTTCATCGGCTATCCCAGCTATTCCGCCGTCAGCAGCATCGTGGTGGACGCCTGCCGCAAGGCCGGGTTCCAGCCCCGGCTTGTCCAGGAAGCGAGGGAGACCTCGACTCTCCTCTCGCTCGTTGCCGCCGGGATGGGGATCGCCCTGGTGCCCATGACGTCCAGGATGTTCTCCTTCCAGGGCGTGGTGTTCCGCCCGCTGCGCAATCCGCCGCCGGTCGACCTCGCGGTCGCGTGGAACCGCAACACCGAAACGCCCCTCCTGCGCAGTTTCCTGCAACTTTTCGACTCTCTGCCCACAGCCGCGCCAAAGGAACCCAGCCGTGAAAATTGA
- a CDS encoding dihydrolipoamide acetyltransferase family protein, with translation MTLHKFNLPDVGEGLTEAEIVAWKVKPGDTVAINDVLCEIETAKSLVELPSPFAGTVTELLVPEGLTVDVGTPIISVSDAAPSGAAPVAAAPAVEAAPAPMYGKLEADTSDAGESAGRPAGGPLVGSGPKADAVKRRRRVAAPAVTTALSTGAVAAPVPQAEPVEAHDIWISPEAVAHAERPAAAEGIDQRPTLGGAISGLVSKVLAKPPVRKIARDLGIDLTDVIPTGARGEVTRGDLISYQAQRDAEVDKADSFWGKTGRPQDQRVERIPVKGVRKATARAMVESAFAAPHVSIFVDVDASRTMEFVKRLKASRDFEGIKVSPLLILAKAVIWAAARNPSVNATWVDNPDGSDSAEIHVKHFMNLGIAAATPRGLMVPNIKNAQDLSLKELALALNDLATTARAGKTQPAQMQGGTLTVTNIGALGIDTGTPIINPGEVAIVAFGTIKQKPWVLDGEVIPRWITTLGGSFDHRVVDGDLSARFMADVASILEEPALLLD, from the coding sequence ATGACTCTCCACAAGTTCAACCTCCCCGACGTGGGCGAAGGACTGACCGAGGCCGAGATCGTCGCCTGGAAGGTCAAACCCGGCGACACGGTGGCCATCAACGATGTCCTGTGTGAAATCGAGACAGCGAAGTCCCTCGTCGAGCTGCCCTCGCCGTTCGCCGGGACCGTCACCGAACTGCTCGTGCCCGAGGGCCTGACCGTCGACGTCGGGACCCCGATCATCAGCGTAAGCGACGCAGCGCCCTCCGGCGCTGCGCCCGTGGCTGCGGCCCCCGCTGTCGAAGCAGCCCCAGCCCCGATGTATGGAAAGCTGGAAGCGGACACGTCCGACGCCGGTGAATCGGCCGGGCGCCCGGCGGGCGGTCCGCTGGTTGGTTCCGGCCCCAAGGCCGACGCCGTCAAGCGCCGCCGGCGGGTCGCCGCCCCGGCCGTGACGACTGCGCTTTCCACAGGTGCGGTCGCCGCTCCCGTCCCGCAGGCCGAACCCGTGGAGGCGCACGACATCTGGATCAGCCCGGAGGCTGTTGCTCATGCGGAGCGCCCCGCCGCCGCGGAGGGCATCGACCAGCGCCCCACCCTCGGCGGCGCCATCAGCGGCCTCGTCAGCAAGGTCCTGGCCAAGCCCCCCGTCCGCAAGATCGCGCGCGACCTTGGCATTGACCTGACCGACGTCATCCCCACGGGCGCCCGCGGCGAAGTGACGCGCGGGGACCTGATCAGCTACCAGGCCCAGCGTGACGCAGAGGTGGACAAGGCGGACAGCTTCTGGGGCAAGACTGGCCGGCCGCAGGACCAGCGGGTCGAACGGATCCCGGTCAAGGGCGTCCGCAAGGCCACCGCGAGGGCCATGGTCGAGTCGGCCTTCGCCGCCCCGCACGTGAGCATCTTCGTTGATGTCGACGCCAGCCGGACCATGGAGTTCGTCAAGCGGCTCAAGGCCTCCCGCGATTTCGAAGGCATCAAGGTTTCCCCGCTGCTGATCCTGGCCAAGGCCGTCATCTGGGCTGCGGCCCGCAACCCCAGCGTCAACGCGACCTGGGTGGACAACCCGGACGGCAGCGACTCCGCCGAGATCCACGTCAAGCACTTCATGAACCTCGGGATTGCCGCCGCGACACCCCGCGGACTGATGGTCCCGAACATCAAGAACGCCCAGGATCTCTCGCTCAAGGAGCTGGCCCTGGCGTTGAATGACCTCGCCACGACCGCCAGGGCCGGCAAGACCCAGCCGGCCCAGATGCAGGGGGGGACCCTGACCGTCACCAATATCGGCGCCCTCGGGATCGACACCGGCACGCCAATCATCAACCCCGGCGAAGTCGCCATCGTGGCCTTCGGCACCATCAAGCAGAAGCCTTGGGTCCTGGACGGCGAAGTGATTCCGCGCTGGATCACCACCCTTGGCGGTTCCTTCGACCACCGGGTGGTGGACGGCGACCTCTCGGCACGGTTCATGGCCGACGTCGCATCCATCCTGGAGGAACCTGCCCTGCTGTTGGACTGA
- a CDS encoding alpha-ketoacid dehydrogenase subunit beta, with protein sequence MTTMTIAKAINEGLRATLNNNPRALLMGEDIGPLGGVYRVTDGLIAEFGADRVVDTPLAESGIIGTAIGLSLRGYLPVCEIQFDGFVFPAFNQITTQLAKMHSRSNGNLTVPVVIRIPYGGGIGSIEHHSESPEALFAHTAGLRIITPSNPHDAYWMIQQAVDCQDPVIVFEPKRRYWLKGEVDTESPGPSADPFRAHVLREGTDATVVVYGPLVPVALAAANAAAEDGHSVEVIDLRSISPIDFDTVTESVQKTGRLVVAHEAPTFGGIGGEIAARISERAFHSLEAPVIRVGGFHMPYPVAKVEEDYLPDIDRLLEALDRALSY encoded by the coding sequence ATGACCACCATGACCATTGCCAAGGCCATCAACGAAGGCCTGCGAGCAACCCTGAACAACAACCCCCGTGCCCTGCTTATGGGCGAGGACATTGGACCACTGGGCGGCGTCTACCGGGTCACCGACGGCCTCATCGCCGAGTTCGGCGCGGACCGCGTCGTGGACACCCCGCTCGCGGAGTCCGGGATCATCGGCACCGCCATCGGGCTGTCCCTGCGCGGCTACCTGCCGGTCTGCGAGATCCAGTTCGACGGCTTTGTGTTCCCGGCCTTCAACCAGATCACCACCCAGTTGGCCAAAATGCATTCGCGCAGCAACGGCAACCTGACCGTGCCGGTGGTCATCCGCATCCCGTATGGCGGCGGCATCGGCTCGATCGAGCACCACTCGGAGTCCCCGGAGGCGTTGTTCGCCCACACGGCCGGCCTGCGCATCATTACCCCGTCCAACCCGCACGACGCCTACTGGATGATCCAGCAGGCCGTTGACTGCCAGGATCCCGTGATCGTCTTCGAGCCGAAGCGCCGCTACTGGCTCAAGGGCGAGGTCGACACGGAATCCCCCGGACCCTCCGCGGACCCGTTCAGGGCGCACGTGCTCCGTGAAGGCACCGATGCCACTGTGGTGGTCTACGGGCCGCTGGTTCCGGTGGCCCTGGCTGCGGCCAACGCCGCTGCCGAGGACGGCCACAGCGTGGAGGTGATCGACCTGCGGTCCATCTCGCCGATCGACTTCGATACCGTCACGGAATCCGTGCAAAAGACAGGCCGGCTGGTTGTGGCCCACGAGGCCCCGACGTTCGGCGGTATTGGCGGCGAAATCGCGGCCCGGATCAGCGAGCGTGCCTTCCACTCACTCGAGGCTCCCGTCATCCGGGTCGGCGGCTTCCACATGCCCTACCCGGTGGCGAAGGTGGAGGAAGACTACCTTCCGGACATTGACCGCCTCCTTGAGGCACTGGACCGCGCCCTTTCCTACTGA
- the pdhA gene encoding pyruvate dehydrogenase (acetyl-transferring) E1 component subunit alpha: MGATHLPSTEFDGTGIDDRLEAEAEARLGDPVEPMVQLLAPDGTLGSDPVFSEYAERLDPAELRGFYADMAKIRRFDVEATALQRQGQLALWVPLTGQEAAQIGSGRASQPQDYIFPTYREHGVALTRNVDLAELLRQFRGVSNGGWNPKDTNFHLYTLVLAAQTPHAVGYAMGIQRDQKFAASAALADGTAGQATEPKAAVMVYFGDGASSEGDVHESMVFASSYKAPVVFFCQNNHWAISVPSSVQTRIPLANRAKGYGFPGIRVDGNDVIAVHAVTEWALERARQGEGPVLIEAFTYRVGAHTTADDPTKYRESAEEGRWRAKDPLERLEKYLRAEGVADDAFFEQVRADGDELAAYVRKTTHDLETPDIRTAFANTYVEAHPLVAEELAWFEEYSAGFADEAEPADTEAAN, from the coding sequence ATGGGCGCCACACATCTGCCCTCTACCGAGTTCGACGGAACCGGCATTGACGACCGGCTCGAGGCGGAAGCCGAGGCCCGCCTGGGCGACCCAGTCGAGCCGATGGTGCAGCTGCTCGCTCCCGACGGCACGCTCGGATCCGATCCCGTTTTCTCGGAATACGCCGAACGGCTCGACCCGGCCGAACTGCGCGGTTTCTATGCCGACATGGCGAAAATCCGCCGCTTCGACGTGGAGGCCACCGCCCTGCAGCGGCAGGGCCAGCTGGCCTTGTGGGTTCCGCTGACCGGCCAGGAAGCGGCCCAGATCGGCTCCGGCCGTGCCAGCCAGCCGCAGGACTACATCTTTCCTACCTACCGCGAGCACGGCGTTGCGCTGACCCGCAACGTTGATCTTGCCGAGCTGCTACGGCAGTTCCGCGGAGTCTCCAACGGAGGCTGGAACCCCAAGGACACCAACTTCCACCTCTACACGCTGGTCCTCGCCGCCCAGACCCCGCATGCCGTGGGGTACGCCATGGGCATCCAGCGCGACCAGAAGTTCGCGGCGTCGGCTGCACTCGCGGACGGAACTGCCGGCCAGGCAACGGAGCCCAAGGCTGCCGTGATGGTCTACTTCGGCGACGGGGCCAGCTCCGAAGGTGACGTCCATGAGTCCATGGTGTTCGCCTCCTCCTACAAGGCCCCCGTGGTGTTCTTCTGCCAGAACAACCACTGGGCGATCTCCGTCCCCAGCTCCGTGCAGACCCGCATTCCGCTCGCCAACCGCGCCAAGGGTTACGGCTTCCCCGGCATCCGGGTGGACGGCAACGACGTGATCGCCGTCCACGCCGTCACCGAGTGGGCGCTGGAACGCGCCCGCCAGGGCGAGGGCCCCGTACTGATCGAGGCCTTCACCTACCGCGTCGGCGCACACACCACCGCCGACGATCCCACCAAATACCGGGAATCCGCCGAGGAAGGCCGCTGGCGGGCGAAGGACCCGCTGGAGCGGCTCGAGAAGTACCTCCGCGCGGAGGGCGTGGCCGACGACGCCTTCTTCGAGCAGGTCAGGGCGGACGGCGACGAACTCGCCGCGTACGTCCGCAAGACCACCCACGATCTGGAGACCCCGGACATCCGGACGGCCTTCGCCAACACGTACGTGGAGGCCCACCCGCTCGTGGCGGAAGAGCTGGCGTGGTTCGAGGAGTACAGCGCCGGATTTGCCGATGAGGCGGAACCTGCCGACACGGAGGCGGCCAACTGA
- a CDS encoding histidinol-phosphate transaminase, producing MTSSENTAGGIRPRPVVDLLPRYAAGKPPVPVEGLASYKLSSNENPLPPIPAVQQAIAAQTDFNRYPDPLSSRLRGKLAEFLDVPAEDIVTGAGSLGALNQLLATFAGQNDDGKPDEVIYAWRSFEAYPICVGLAGAESVRIPLTGDGRHDLDAMAEAVTARTRMILLCTPNNPTGPILTTEETERFIKRVPSDVVVVIDEAYQEFVRDEHAVDGIEMYRKYPNVVVLRTFSKAHGLAGLRVGYSVSRPDLTQHLRVAATPFAVSQIAETAAVTSLEHFGEVVERVQSLVDERDRVTAGLRDLGWFVPEAQGNFVWLNLGADSAEFAALAGERALSVRAFANEGVRVSIGETEANTRFLELCAIYTKPPRRS from the coding sequence ATGACTTCATCAGAGAACACGGCCGGGGGCATCCGGCCCCGCCCGGTGGTAGACCTTCTTCCCCGCTACGCGGCCGGCAAGCCGCCGGTCCCCGTCGAGGGTCTGGCCAGCTACAAGCTTTCCTCCAACGAAAACCCGCTCCCTCCGATCCCTGCAGTGCAGCAGGCCATCGCGGCGCAGACCGACTTCAACCGCTACCCGGATCCACTGAGCAGCAGGCTGCGCGGAAAGCTGGCCGAATTCCTGGACGTACCCGCCGAGGACATCGTCACCGGTGCCGGAAGCCTCGGGGCACTCAACCAGCTGCTGGCCACGTTCGCGGGACAGAACGACGACGGCAAGCCCGACGAGGTCATCTACGCGTGGCGCTCCTTCGAGGCGTACCCGATCTGCGTCGGGCTTGCCGGCGCCGAGAGTGTCCGGATTCCGCTGACCGGCGACGGCCGCCACGATCTCGACGCCATGGCCGAAGCCGTGACCGCGCGGACCCGCATGATCCTGCTGTGCACGCCCAACAACCCCACCGGCCCGATTCTCACCACCGAGGAAACCGAGCGCTTCATCAAGCGGGTCCCCTCCGACGTCGTGGTGGTCATCGATGAGGCCTACCAGGAGTTCGTCCGCGACGAGCATGCCGTCGACGGCATCGAAATGTACCGGAAGTACCCCAACGTTGTTGTCCTGCGGACCTTTTCAAAGGCCCACGGCCTGGCGGGGCTCCGGGTCGGCTACAGCGTGTCCCGCCCCGACCTGACGCAGCACCTGCGCGTCGCGGCCACGCCCTTCGCCGTCTCCCAGATCGCCGAGACCGCGGCCGTGACGTCGCTGGAGCACTTCGGCGAGGTTGTAGAAAGGGTACAAAGCCTCGTGGACGAACGGGACCGCGTCACCGCCGGTCTGCGGGACCTTGGCTGGTTCGTGCCGGAGGCCCAGGGCAACTTCGTGTGGCTCAACCTCGGGGCCGACAGTGCGGAGTTCGCCGCCCTGGCGGGGGAGCGGGCACTCTCCGTTCGCGCCTTCGCCAACGAGGGGGTGCGGGTCAGTATCGGCGAAACCGAAGCCAACACCCGCTTCCTGGAACTCTGTGCGATCTATACAAAACCACCGCGGCGTTCCTAG
- a CDS encoding phage holin family protein yields the protein MRSFIVRVIINGLALAIACWILTGLDISTAGNGTMGIILGYLFIGLIFGLVNAFVKPIVSLLSLPITILTLGLFTVVINAGMLYLTSWISSYTTVHFTIDSFFWTAIFAALIISAISLVASFLPAVDR from the coding sequence ATGCGCTCATTCATCGTTCGCGTCATCATCAACGGGCTGGCCCTGGCCATCGCGTGCTGGATCCTCACCGGTCTGGATATTTCCACGGCAGGCAACGGCACCATGGGCATCATCCTGGGCTACTTGTTCATCGGCCTGATCTTCGGGCTCGTCAATGCGTTCGTCAAACCCATCGTCAGCCTGTTGTCGCTGCCGATCACCATCCTCACCCTGGGCCTTTTCACGGTTGTCATCAATGCCGGGATGCTCTACCTGACGTCCTGGATCAGCAGCTACACCACCGTGCATTTCACGATTGACAGCTTCTTCTGGACCGCGATTTTTGCGGCACTCATAATCAGCGCAATTTCCCTCGTGGCGAGTTTTCTTCCCGCGGTAGACCGCTAG
- the purB gene encoding adenylosuccinate lyase yields MPETAATADTRTPSGRRALAASAQQIALGPLDGRYQSAVAPLVDYLSEAALNRDRVAVEVEWLIHLTGKSVLPGAGPLTAEQQDKLRAIVTEFDAASVAELADIEAVTVHDVKAVEYYIGRRLPGIGIEHLTAMVHFGCTSEDINNLSYALGVKGAVEEVWLPAARKLVAQISAMAEANRAVPMLSRTHGQPATPTTLGKELAVIAHRLTRQLDRIARTEYLGKINGATGTYAAHVASVPGADWEQVAKTFVETLGLDWNPLTTQIESHDWQAELYADVARFNRILHNVCTDIWSYISIGYFVQIPVAGATGSSTMPHKVNPIRFENAEANLEISSGLLDVLGSTLVTSRWQRDLTDSSSQRNIGVAFGHSLLAISNVAKGLDRLKVAEDVLAADLDTNWEVLGEAIQMVMRAEAIAGVEGMENPYERLKDLTRGQRVDSARMQEFVQSLGLSADAEARLLALTPGKYTGIADKLVDHLA; encoded by the coding sequence ATGCCTGAAACTGCCGCCACAGCTGATACCCGCACGCCGTCCGGACGACGGGCCCTCGCCGCGTCCGCACAACAGATCGCGCTCGGCCCGCTGGACGGCCGGTACCAGTCCGCCGTCGCGCCGCTGGTCGACTACCTCTCCGAAGCCGCCCTCAACCGTGACCGGGTCGCCGTCGAGGTCGAGTGGCTCATCCACCTCACCGGCAAGAGTGTGCTCCCCGGCGCCGGACCGCTGACCGCGGAACAGCAGGACAAGCTCCGCGCCATCGTCACCGAGTTCGACGCCGCGTCGGTCGCCGAACTGGCGGACATCGAAGCCGTCACGGTGCACGATGTCAAGGCCGTCGAGTACTACATCGGCCGCCGCCTGCCCGGCATCGGGATCGAACACCTGACCGCCATGGTGCACTTCGGCTGCACCTCCGAGGACATTAACAACCTGTCCTACGCCCTGGGCGTCAAGGGCGCCGTGGAGGAGGTCTGGCTGCCCGCAGCCCGGAAGCTCGTTGCGCAGATCAGCGCCATGGCAGAAGCCAACCGGGCCGTGCCGATGCTCTCCCGCACGCACGGCCAGCCGGCCACCCCCACCACGCTCGGCAAGGAACTGGCAGTCATCGCGCACCGCCTGACCCGCCAGCTGGACCGCATCGCCCGGACCGAATACCTCGGCAAGATCAACGGCGCCACCGGCACGTACGCCGCCCACGTGGCCTCGGTCCCCGGCGCCGACTGGGAGCAGGTCGCCAAGACCTTCGTCGAAACGCTGGGCCTGGACTGGAACCCGCTGACCACACAGATCGAAAGCCACGACTGGCAGGCCGAACTGTACGCCGACGTCGCGCGGTTCAACCGGATCCTGCACAATGTCTGCACGGACATCTGGAGCTACATCTCGATCGGCTACTTCGTGCAGATTCCGGTCGCGGGCGCCACCGGCTCCTCCACCATGCCGCACAAGGTCAACCCGATCCGCTTCGAAAACGCTGAGGCCAACCTGGAGATCTCCTCCGGCCTGCTGGACGTGCTGGGCTCCACCCTGGTCACCTCCCGCTGGCAGCGCGACCTCACCGATTCCTCCTCGCAGCGCAACATCGGCGTGGCGTTCGGCCACTCGCTGCTCGCCATCTCCAACGTGGCCAAGGGCCTGGACCGGCTCAAGGTGGCGGAGGACGTGCTGGCCGCCGACCTCGACACCAACTGGGAAGTCCTCGGCGAGGCCATCCAGATGGTCATGCGCGCGGAGGCCATCGCCGGCGTCGAAGGCATGGAAAACCCCTACGAGCGGCTCAAGGACCTGACCCGCGGGCAGCGCGTCGACTCTGCCAGGATGCAGGAGTTCGTCCAGAGCCTGGGCCTGTCCGCGGACGCCGAAGCCCGGCTCCTGGCGCTCACCCCCGGCAAGTACACCGGCATTGCTGACAAGCTGGTGGACCACCTCGCATGA
- a CDS encoding histidine phosphatase family protein: protein MRLLLIRHGQTPGNVLGQLDTAHPGPGLTELGERQAAALARSLANEQIDFLYASTLIRTQITAAPLSTVRGLKIEVLEGLHEIEAGSLEKLTDKASHLRYLGTVFGWADGELHRRMPGGPSGHDFFERYDASIARIAAAAASGDAGAVAVVSHGAAIRVWAGLRASNVEPGFAARHVLANTGIVALEGDPDAGWRLIHWDDSPVGGLALLDPTAEDPTGRTP from the coding sequence ATGAGGCTCCTGCTCATCCGCCACGGCCAGACGCCGGGAAACGTCCTGGGGCAGCTGGACACCGCCCACCCGGGCCCCGGGCTGACCGAGCTCGGCGAGCGGCAGGCCGCCGCCCTGGCGCGGTCGCTGGCGAATGAGCAGATCGACTTCCTTTATGCCTCCACGCTGATCCGCACCCAGATCACGGCCGCGCCGCTCTCGACCGTGCGCGGCCTGAAGATCGAGGTGCTGGAGGGTCTGCACGAGATCGAAGCCGGGTCCCTGGAGAAGCTCACCGATAAGGCATCGCACCTGCGCTATCTCGGAACGGTGTTTGGCTGGGCCGACGGGGAACTGCACCGCAGGATGCCGGGCGGACCCAGCGGGCACGACTTCTTCGAACGCTACGATGCCTCGATCGCCCGGATCGCCGCCGCTGCGGCGTCCGGCGACGCCGGGGCAGTGGCCGTGGTCAGCCACGGCGCCGCGATCCGCGTCTGGGCGGGCCTTCGGGCCAGCAATGTGGAGCCGGGTTTCGCCGCCCGCCACGTCCTCGCCAACACCGGGATTGTGGCGCTGGAAGGGGACCCCGACGCCGGCTGGCGGCTCATCCACTGGGACGACAGCCCCGTGGGCGGCCTGGCGCTGCTGGATCCGACGGCGGAGGATCCCACCGGCCGCACGCCGTAG
- a CDS encoding GNAT family N-acetyltransferase — MQTNPRLNIRQVTWANPVGADLRAAQQAELDARFGTNDHEPGPPPSEADTAVFLVAHDKASGQPVGCGGLRILDTHTAEIKRLYVLPYTRGSGVASSILAALEAHAHSLGITSITAEAGSVQTDGRQFYENSGFVPVPNFGPYIGVEHSYCYAKAIDSHSAAHTAMA, encoded by the coding sequence ATGCAGACGAATCCGCGGCTCAACATCCGGCAGGTCACCTGGGCCAACCCGGTGGGCGCGGACCTCCGCGCCGCCCAGCAGGCCGAACTCGATGCCCGCTTCGGCACGAACGACCACGAACCCGGACCGCCGCCGTCGGAGGCTGACACGGCAGTCTTCCTGGTCGCCCACGACAAGGCGTCGGGGCAGCCCGTGGGCTGCGGCGGCCTGCGCATCCTGGACACGCACACGGCCGAGATCAAACGCCTCTATGTGCTCCCGTACACCCGCGGTTCGGGGGTTGCCAGCTCCATCCTCGCTGCGCTGGAGGCGCATGCCCATTCGCTCGGCATCACCTCCATCACTGCGGAGGCCGGCTCGGTGCAGACTGACGGGCGCCAGTTTTACGAGAACTCGGGCTTCGTCCCGGTGCCGAACTTCGGGCCGTACATCGGGGTGGAGCACTCCTACTGCTACGCGAAGGCCATCGATTCGCACAGCGCCGCGCACACGGCCATGGCCTGA